A genomic window from Brevibacillus agri includes:
- a CDS encoding rhodanese-like domain-containing protein, whose translation MQKNIWTKQEVIELLEKQTPVLILDVRDEAKFRNGTLTSELAATKNVPYVHMLERDKPLDEETESVARKAQVITVCTSGNKAQKAAALLREHGYEAKALLGGLTAWNEPESEGE comes from the coding sequence ATGCAAAAAAACATCTGGACGAAACAGGAAGTAATCGAGTTGCTGGAAAAACAGACACCTGTACTCATCCTTGACGTCCGCGACGAGGCAAAATTCCGGAACGGAACGCTCACCAGCGAATTGGCCGCAACCAAAAACGTTCCCTATGTGCACATGCTCGAACGTGACAAGCCCTTAGATGAAGAAACAGAATCCGTGGCGCGAAAAGCACAGGTCATCACGGTCTGTACGTCGGGCAACAAAGCGCAAAAAGCGGCTGCTCTGCTGCGCGAGCACGGATACGAGGCAAAAGCGCTGCTCGGCGGACTGACAGCGTGGAACGAGCCGGAGAGCGAGGGCGAATAA
- a CDS encoding GerAB/ArcD/ProY family transporter — translation MLETGKISALQMGMMMYPVLVSTAMLVGPSIMAQHAQNDLWLTPLWASLIGFFSVWIAIHLNKRFPGMSVIEHAREITGKVPAAVLGFLYLYFLLQVNGIIVREYADFIALFLQETPLGVISSALIFVCSLAVKGGIEVLGRTAQVFFPVFILPLLLMIGLVFPALDPGNLFPILDNGVLPSMKGAVTPLGWFTEVFLISYLLPFLSNRRQGTRSAFFVVAGAMLTMTIANLVTLFLMGDALGNILFPIMDTAKYVNVADFFENMESAVMAIWVIGAFVKVSMFYYATVLGTAQWLNLTTYQPLILPSGVLTVIFSFWGIPSFSMLGDVTTFAIPALLTLFFCFIPAGLLVWAIMRGKRSKTEEAESG, via the coding sequence ATGCTCGAAACGGGAAAAATATCAGCCTTGCAGATGGGGATGATGATGTATCCAGTCCTCGTGTCCACAGCGATGCTTGTCGGACCAAGCATCATGGCACAGCACGCGCAAAACGACTTGTGGCTCACTCCGCTATGGGCTTCGCTTATCGGTTTTTTCAGCGTGTGGATTGCGATCCATCTCAACAAGCGCTTCCCCGGCATGTCGGTCATCGAACATGCGCGGGAAATTACCGGAAAAGTTCCTGCGGCAGTCCTCGGCTTCTTGTACTTGTACTTTTTGCTGCAAGTAAACGGCATCATCGTGCGGGAGTATGCGGATTTTATCGCCTTGTTCCTGCAGGAAACCCCGCTTGGCGTCATCTCGTCCGCCCTGATCTTCGTCTGTTCGCTCGCGGTAAAAGGCGGCATCGAGGTGCTGGGGCGGACGGCGCAAGTGTTTTTCCCGGTGTTCATCCTCCCGCTGCTGCTGATGATCGGCCTTGTTTTTCCCGCTCTGGACCCTGGCAACCTGTTTCCGATTTTGGACAACGGGGTGTTGCCGTCGATGAAAGGAGCGGTCACGCCGCTTGGCTGGTTCACCGAGGTGTTTCTGATTTCCTACCTGCTGCCCTTCCTGTCCAACCGCAGGCAAGGTACGCGGTCGGCCTTTTTCGTAGTGGCCGGCGCCATGCTGACGATGACGATCGCGAATTTGGTCACGCTGTTTTTGATGGGGGACGCGCTCGGCAACATCTTGTTTCCGATTATGGATACGGCCAAGTATGTGAACGTCGCCGATTTTTTTGAGAATATGGAATCGGCCGTCATGGCGATCTGGGTTATCGGCGCTTTCGTCAAAGTCTCGATGTTTTACTACGCGACCGTGCTCGGCACCGCGCAATGGCTGAACCTGACTACTTACCAGCCGCTCATTTTGCCGAGCGGAGTGTTGACGGTGATATTCAGCTTTTGGGGCATTCCGAGCTTCTCCATGCTCGGAGATGTCACCACGTTTGCGATTCCGGCCTTGCTGACGCTGTTCTTTTGCTTCATTCCGGCGGGGCTGCTCGTCTGGGCGATCATGCGCGGGAAGCGCAGCAAGACAGAGGAGGCAGAATCCGGGTGA
- a CDS encoding Ger(x)C family spore germination protein, with product MLILLACCVLLGGCWDRTEINDLAIITAAAVDKGGAGEIVLSIQVLIPRAVGEGGLGGPTMSADRELTTVLSGKGINIADAMSKVQAKLSRKVFWGHCKIYLFGEAVAKEGIADHIDFLVRHPEPRNRAYLYISKGKAMEILGIKTLLERSTAEALREYATLHIGMSVTLVDFRNMLNGEAQAVALPYIQKGSKLDEQAQIQENSLLMGTAIFRNDKMIGALTTKATRGLLWLRNEIIRASVSVNIPGGQGLISVIPLRATTKLVPKIENGKWSILVKIDTEGDVVENGTRLNMMDLSSIALVEKAVENEIRSRVSLALFYLQKELHADVTNFAAAFHRKYPQQWDEVKQSWDEIYPQVEVSTKIHAAIRRPGLTSESVGYPASQEKR from the coding sequence GTGTTAATTTTGTTGGCCTGTTGTGTGTTGCTTGGCGGCTGCTGGGATCGGACGGAGATCAACGACCTTGCGATTATTACTGCGGCTGCTGTGGACAAGGGGGGAGCGGGCGAGATTGTGTTGAGCATCCAGGTGCTTATCCCGCGAGCGGTGGGGGAAGGCGGGCTCGGCGGACCGACCATGAGCGCGGATCGCGAGCTGACGACCGTGCTGAGCGGAAAAGGGATCAATATTGCCGATGCGATGTCCAAGGTTCAGGCCAAGCTTTCCCGCAAAGTTTTTTGGGGGCATTGCAAAATTTACTTGTTTGGAGAAGCGGTTGCCAAAGAAGGGATTGCCGATCATATCGATTTTCTCGTGCGCCATCCGGAGCCGCGCAACCGGGCCTATCTGTACATCTCCAAAGGAAAAGCAATGGAAATTCTCGGGATTAAAACCTTGCTGGAGCGTTCCACGGCGGAAGCGCTGCGGGAATACGCGACTCTGCACATCGGCATGTCCGTGACCTTGGTTGATTTTCGAAACATGCTCAATGGAGAAGCCCAGGCTGTGGCCCTTCCCTATATTCAAAAAGGGAGCAAGCTGGACGAGCAGGCGCAAATCCAGGAAAACTCGCTCTTGATGGGAACGGCCATCTTCCGCAACGATAAAATGATTGGCGCGCTGACGACAAAGGCCACAAGAGGCTTGCTCTGGCTGCGAAACGAGATCATCCGCGCATCCGTCAGCGTCAACATTCCGGGGGGACAAGGGCTTATATCGGTCATCCCGCTTCGGGCTACGACGAAGCTGGTTCCGAAGATCGAGAATGGGAAGTGGTCCATCCTGGTCAAAATTGATACGGAGGGCGACGTCGTCGAAAACGGAACGCGGCTGAACATGATGGATCTGAGCAGCATCGCGCTCGTGGAAAAAGCGGTCGAAAACGAAATTCGCTCCCGCGTCAGCCTGGCGTTGTTTTATTTGCAAAAGGAGCTGCACGCGGATGTGACCAACTTTGCCGCCGCTTTTCATCGGAAGTACCCGCAACAATGGGACGAAGTCAAACAAAGCTGGGACGAAATCTACCCGCAGGTCGAGGTGAGCACGAAGATTCACGCTGCGATCCGCCGCCCGGGACTGACCTCGGAATCGGTGGGCTATCCGGCAAGCCAAGAAAAACGGTAG
- a CDS encoding FMN-binding glutamate synthase family protein, which produces MNGRWMDFLIGSFVGTLVAGILFALLAFFTFRPAVQWLLGRFMKRLMSDRYPENIFEMVSALTKVSPRYVVENSLRATTGQAIERPFGSPRKFLNFDGLIFSPAQLAVLPADEDAEVDMKITIGPKAKRPLTLDIPLLSGAMGFGIGISESVKIAIAKGTAAVGSVSNTGEGPLLPEERKYAKYLIIQYNSGTWSKEPETLRQADAIEIHFGQGATAAAASFIPGEYITGKASQLMGVEGEEMVVIPSRQPEVNSPEDLRKLVDKLRAITDGVPIGVKICASAVLEQDLEIAIQAGVDFISIDGGQAGTKGGPPILEDDFGLPTIYALCRAVQYLKERGVKDRISLLSGGGYTTPGECLKAIALGADGIFMGTAMLWAMTHDQVTKAIPWEPPTELTNYPGKLKDKFNAEQASKYLANFFLSFVDEMEIAILALGKTSLRDVTADDLVALDELTSKVTKVPLAFHSSAES; this is translated from the coding sequence ATGAACGGGAGATGGATGGATTTTTTAATAGGCTCGTTTGTAGGAACGCTCGTTGCAGGCATCCTGTTTGCGCTGCTGGCGTTTTTCACGTTTCGTCCTGCGGTGCAGTGGCTGCTCGGGCGCTTTATGAAGCGATTGATGTCGGACCGCTATCCGGAAAATATTTTCGAGATGGTGTCGGCATTGACCAAGGTCAGTCCGCGCTACGTCGTGGAAAACAGCTTGCGTGCGACGACAGGGCAGGCGATTGAACGGCCATTCGGCAGTCCGCGCAAATTTCTGAACTTCGACGGGCTGATCTTTTCCCCGGCCCAGCTTGCGGTGCTGCCGGCTGACGAGGACGCCGAGGTCGACATGAAAATCACGATCGGACCGAAGGCAAAACGGCCGCTGACCCTCGATATCCCGCTCCTGTCTGGGGCCATGGGCTTTGGCATCGGCATCAGCGAGAGCGTGAAGATTGCGATCGCCAAAGGAACGGCGGCTGTCGGCAGCGTGAGCAATACGGGAGAAGGGCCGCTTTTGCCAGAGGAAAGAAAATACGCCAAGTATCTCATCATTCAATACAATTCCGGCACGTGGTCCAAGGAGCCGGAGACGCTGCGGCAGGCAGACGCCATTGAAATTCACTTCGGGCAAGGCGCGACGGCGGCAGCGGCCAGCTTTATCCCCGGTGAATACATAACGGGCAAGGCAAGCCAACTGATGGGGGTGGAGGGCGAGGAAATGGTCGTCATTCCTTCGCGCCAGCCGGAGGTCAACAGCCCGGAAGACTTGCGCAAGCTGGTCGACAAGCTGCGCGCGATCACAGACGGAGTTCCGATTGGCGTGAAAATATGCGCCAGCGCTGTGTTGGAGCAGGATTTGGAAATTGCCATCCAGGCTGGCGTCGATTTCATCAGCATTGACGGGGGGCAGGCAGGGACGAAGGGCGGCCCGCCGATTTTGGAGGATGACTTCGGCTTGCCGACGATTTACGCCTTGTGCCGGGCCGTCCAGTACTTGAAGGAGAGAGGGGTCAAAGACCGCATCTCGCTTTTGTCAGGTGGCGGCTACACGACCCCTGGCGAGTGTCTGAAGGCGATTGCGCTGGGGGCGGATGGCATTTTTATGGGAACGGCCATGCTGTGGGCGATGACCCACGATCAGGTGACAAAGGCGATCCCTTGGGAGCCGCCGACAGAGCTGACGAATTACCCGGGAAAGCTGAAGGACAAATTCAACGCCGAGCAAGCAAGCAAATACTTGGCGAATTTTTTCCTTTCTTTTGTAGACGAAATGGAAATTGCCATACTCGCCCTGGGAAAAACTTCGTTACGTGATGTGACAGCAGACGACCTCGTAGCGCTTGATGAGTTGACGAGCAAAGTGACGAAAGTACCGCTCGCCTTCCATTCTTCTGCGGAAAGTTGA
- a CDS encoding YqjF family protein: MNQGIIPIREKRQQKGWRMTQTWEHLLFAHWAVSPEAIRSLIPAGLELDTYDGHAWISVIPFLLTRVRLRRLFPVPYVTTFPEINVRTYVRAGSTRGVYFLSLDTSHLLVTKIAEYWYRLPYYHTKMDLLVHADRIDFQSERFSAGADAAAFRGSYWPVSEPALARAGTLEHWLTERYTLFCQCKKTNGLYCANVFHEPWMLQRADAHIRENSMLAPFALPISEKPDLLVYARGVESFIWPLAKLSPFEGERSR, translated from the coding sequence ATGAACCAGGGAATCATTCCAATCAGGGAAAAGCGACAACAGAAAGGCTGGAGGATGACGCAGACGTGGGAGCATTTGCTGTTTGCGCACTGGGCCGTTTCGCCCGAGGCGATCCGCAGCCTGATTCCGGCAGGCCTGGAACTGGATACGTATGACGGGCACGCCTGGATCAGCGTCATTCCGTTTCTGCTCACCAGAGTCCGTCTCCGCCGCCTGTTTCCAGTCCCGTATGTCACGACCTTTCCCGAGATCAATGTGCGAACATATGTGAGGGCAGGCTCCACACGAGGCGTTTACTTTTTGTCGCTGGATACTTCCCATTTGCTCGTGACGAAAATCGCCGAGTACTGGTATCGGCTGCCCTATTATCATACGAAGATGGATCTTCTGGTTCACGCTGACCGCATTGATTTTCAGTCGGAGCGGTTTTCGGCAGGAGCGGATGCGGCTGCATTTCGCGGCAGCTACTGGCCTGTATCCGAGCCGGCCCTCGCCCGCGCCGGTACGCTGGAGCACTGGCTGACCGAACGCTATACGCTGTTTTGCCAGTGCAAGAAAACAAACGGACTTTATTGTGCCAACGTGTTCCATGAGCCGTGGATGCTGCAGCGGGCCGATGCGCATATCCGCGAAAACTCCATGCTCGCCCCGTTCGCGCTGCCGATCAGCGAGAAGCCTGATCTGCTCGTGTACGCGCGCGGGGTCGAGAGCTTCATCTGGCCGCTAGCGAAACTCTCGCCCTTCGAAGGGGAAAGGAGCCGATGA
- a CDS encoding aminotransferase class I/II-fold pyridoxal phosphate-dependent enzyme: MHSLASQLNDTIQRENPHVFDMLSNIGKLIYFPKEGILSQSAEAKAKAKKYNATIGIALENGQPMHLKVIQDNLSAFQPKDLYEYAPPAGKPELRAAWRQKMIEEQPALANYSFSNPIVTNALTHGLSIVADLFADSGDSVIIPDKNWENYELTFSIRRGAEMVYYPLYNDEMKFNATGLRDAILAQKDKGKAIVVLNFPNNPTGYTPGAEEGRQIVAALKEGAEAGINIVAVTDDAYFGLFFEDSLHESLFPSLYNVHPRILPVKVDGATKEEYVWGFRVGFITYAAPSSDLLAALEQKTLGIIRATISSGAHPSQTFVLHALTSPEFKAQKQEKYEIMKGRANRVKQLLDSGKYDDAWSYYPFNSGYFMCLKLKTVDAETLRQHLLDQYGVGTIALGQTDLRIAFSCIEEGNIDDLFDLIYNGVKDLEKALAK, translated from the coding sequence ATGCATTCACTGGCATCACAGCTGAATGACACGATTCAGCGGGAAAATCCACACGTTTTTGACATGCTGTCCAACATCGGCAAGCTGATTTACTTTCCAAAAGAGGGCATCCTGAGCCAATCGGCTGAAGCGAAAGCAAAAGCGAAAAAATACAACGCCACCATCGGCATCGCGCTGGAAAACGGACAACCTATGCATCTGAAGGTGATTCAAGACAACCTGTCTGCCTTCCAGCCAAAAGATTTGTATGAGTACGCTCCTCCTGCCGGAAAGCCTGAGTTGCGCGCAGCATGGCGGCAAAAAATGATCGAGGAACAACCTGCTCTGGCAAACTATTCCTTCAGCAACCCGATCGTCACCAACGCTCTGACGCACGGGCTCAGCATCGTGGCCGACCTGTTCGCAGACAGCGGAGACAGCGTGATTATCCCGGACAAGAACTGGGAAAACTACGAGCTGACCTTCTCCATCCGCCGTGGTGCCGAAATGGTCTACTATCCATTGTATAACGACGAAATGAAATTTAATGCCACCGGATTGCGCGATGCGATCCTGGCGCAAAAAGATAAAGGAAAGGCGATTGTCGTCCTGAACTTCCCGAACAACCCGACAGGCTATACGCCCGGCGCAGAGGAAGGCCGTCAAATCGTCGCAGCTCTCAAGGAAGGCGCAGAAGCTGGCATCAACATCGTAGCGGTGACAGACGATGCGTACTTTGGCCTGTTCTTTGAAGACTCCCTGCACGAGTCGCTTTTCCCAAGCCTCTACAACGTGCATCCGCGCATTCTTCCTGTAAAAGTCGACGGAGCGACCAAGGAAGAGTACGTGTGGGGCTTCCGCGTGGGCTTCATCACATACGCCGCTCCTTCCAGCGACCTTTTGGCCGCCCTGGAACAAAAGACGTTGGGCATCATCCGCGCCACGATCTCCAGCGGAGCGCACCCATCGCAAACGTTCGTCCTGCACGCCCTCACCTCTCCGGAGTTCAAGGCGCAGAAGCAGGAGAAGTACGAAATCATGAAAGGCCGCGCCAACCGCGTGAAGCAGTTGCTCGACAGCGGAAAATACGACGACGCGTGGAGCTACTATCCGTTCAACTCCGGCTACTTCATGTGCCTCAAGCTGAAAACCGTCGATGCGGAAACACTCCGCCAGCATCTCCTGGATCAATACGGCGTAGGCACAATCGCCCTCGGCCAAACCGATCTGCGCATCGCCTTCTCTTGCATCGAGGAAGGCAACATCGACGACTTGTTCGATTTGATCTACAACGGCGTCAAGGATTTGGAAAAAGCCTTGGCTAAATAA
- the def gene encoding peptide deformylase: MAERTIVRLGDPFLRERSRRISSMTPHTEMIAEDMKQTLYAKKGRAGLSAVQIGVPLRLIVIDCGSGLIELINPEIVEMSGVQVGPEACLSIPGVVGIVSRSRYVKVKSQNRRGEPTVLEAEDFLARCVQHEIDHLEGVLFIDHVEALYSAKTGKPLRQKEANAILAYRRETYRKA, encoded by the coding sequence ATGGCAGAACGGACGATCGTACGACTTGGCGATCCGTTTTTGCGCGAAAGGTCACGACGAATTTCATCCATGACTCCTCATACAGAAATGATCGCGGAAGACATGAAGCAGACGCTTTACGCGAAAAAAGGACGGGCCGGACTGTCGGCCGTACAGATCGGCGTACCGCTGCGGCTGATTGTCATTGACTGCGGCAGCGGCCTGATCGAGCTGATTAACCCCGAAATTGTGGAAATGAGCGGCGTGCAGGTTGGCCCGGAGGCTTGCCTGTCCATCCCCGGCGTCGTCGGAATTGTCAGCCGCTCGCGCTACGTCAAAGTGAAGTCGCAAAACCGCAGGGGCGAGCCGACCGTGCTGGAAGCGGAAGATTTTCTCGCCCGCTGCGTGCAGCATGAAATCGACCATCTCGAAGGCGTTTTGTTCATCGACCACGTCGAAGCTCTGTACTCTGCCAAAACCGGAAAGCCGCTCAGGCAAAAGGAAGCCAACGCCATTTTGGCCTACAGAAGAGAGACGTACCGCAAAGCATAG
- a CDS encoding DMT family transporter produces the protein MLFAYIQLALSMALVGMNISIGKEIVSHVPVFLFSELRFLLAMVILLPLLALRGEWKTSWKKEEGSVLFWQSFFGVFLFSICMLYGVRWTTATAAGIITSTVPACIALFSFWLLKEKLQVNNVVAIILSVCGIALITFTGGAGAQTLASMLGNLLVFLAVVSEALFTIFAKRLSGKITPFQMTAAINVISFAMFLPFAVWEGIRFDWGLVPAHIWWLLVYYAVTASVLSFFFWYNGVAKVEASKAGLFTGMMPISAALVAVLFLNEAFTWLHGIGMLLVLASIFVGTQQTRQKGTTLER, from the coding sequence TTGCTGTTCGCCTACATTCAGTTGGCCCTATCAATGGCATTGGTAGGCATGAACATTTCCATCGGAAAGGAAATCGTTTCGCACGTCCCTGTCTTTTTGTTTTCCGAGCTGCGCTTTTTGCTCGCGATGGTCATTTTGCTGCCGCTGCTGGCTTTGCGCGGCGAGTGGAAGACATCGTGGAAAAAGGAAGAGGGAAGCGTCCTGTTCTGGCAGTCGTTTTTCGGCGTGTTTCTGTTCAGTATTTGCATGTTGTACGGTGTCCGATGGACTACCGCGACGGCAGCAGGGATCATTACCAGCACCGTCCCGGCCTGCATCGCTCTTTTTTCCTTCTGGCTTTTGAAGGAAAAGCTTCAGGTGAACAATGTCGTGGCGATCATTCTCTCGGTATGCGGCATCGCCCTGATTACGTTTACGGGCGGAGCAGGGGCACAGACGCTGGCGAGCATGCTCGGCAACCTGCTCGTCTTTTTGGCAGTCGTGAGCGAAGCGCTGTTCACCATTTTCGCCAAGCGGCTGTCGGGCAAAATCACGCCGTTTCAAATGACGGCTGCGATCAATGTCATCAGCTTCGCCATGTTTTTGCCGTTTGCCGTCTGGGAGGGCATCCGCTTTGACTGGGGACTGGTTCCCGCCCATATTTGGTGGCTGCTCGTCTACTATGCCGTGACGGCCAGCGTCCTGTCGTTCTTTTTCTGGTACAACGGAGTCGCCAAGGTCGAGGCGTCCAAGGCCGGCTTGTTTACCGGGATGATGCCGATCAGCGCGGCACTCGTCGCCGTGCTGTTTTTAAACGAAGCGTTCACCTGGCTGCATGGCATCGGCATGCTGCTCGTGCTTGCCTCCATTTTCGTCGGCACGCAGCAGACAAGGCAAAAAGGCACAACGCTGGAACGGTAA
- a CDS encoding acyltransferase — MGRKERIAELDLIRAFAFLAVVYQHVIGVFIREKGLSEQAAIVYGMLFHLLKFAVPAFIFITGLVLFYNYYEKVNYFSFMRKRVTEILVPYGIWSAIYLAVQTKPLGEGSAFLWTIAKKLVTGTASYHLWFVVMIFQFYLLYPLWQKLFQFLHRLVTGRLRLLAVGAVAGGVYAGLMWFSARYIPAHPGEFAEGWLEAYFIKYRDRNSFYYFFYFLLGGVAAVALPAFRDSLRKRWPLIAAAFCLLYAWIGYELFRDSNSGTINLNVATSLKPSMFLYTVASLLGVYGLALWLGKKKAAWTHWLGLVGKYSYGAYLMHALILTYLMKGLRAIGLFHTGIIGSLVVFAICAAGSFLLSYGLGKLPFGALLVGAAEKKRASEPVQKQLQNAG, encoded by the coding sequence ATGGGCCGAAAAGAACGAATAGCAGAGCTTGACCTCATTCGCGCCTTTGCCTTTCTCGCGGTCGTCTATCAGCATGTGATCGGCGTCTTTATCAGGGAAAAAGGGTTGAGCGAGCAAGCGGCTATCGTATATGGAATGTTGTTTCATCTGCTAAAATTCGCCGTTCCGGCATTTATTTTTATTACCGGACTGGTCTTGTTTTACAACTATTACGAAAAAGTCAACTACTTTTCTTTCATGCGCAAGCGGGTAACGGAAATTTTGGTGCCGTACGGGATTTGGTCGGCCATCTACCTGGCTGTGCAGACGAAGCCGCTGGGCGAGGGCAGCGCCTTTTTGTGGACAATCGCCAAAAAGCTCGTGACGGGAACTGCGTCCTATCACTTGTGGTTTGTCGTGATGATCTTCCAGTTTTATTTGCTCTATCCGCTGTGGCAAAAGCTGTTTCAATTTTTGCATCGCCTGGTCACGGGCCGCCTCCGCCTTCTTGCGGTCGGAGCGGTTGCCGGGGGCGTGTATGCGGGCTTGATGTGGTTTTCCGCCCGCTATATTCCGGCGCACCCTGGCGAATTTGCCGAGGGCTGGCTGGAAGCGTACTTTATCAAGTACCGCGATCGCAACAGCTTCTACTACTTCTTTTACTTTTTGCTCGGCGGTGTGGCTGCCGTGGCCCTGCCGGCTTTCAGGGACAGTCTGCGCAAGCGCTGGCCGCTGATCGCGGCGGCGTTTTGCCTGCTGTACGCCTGGATTGGCTACGAGCTGTTCCGCGACTCTAACAGCGGCACTATCAATTTGAATGTCGCGACCTCCTTGAAGCCGTCCATGTTTTTGTACACCGTCGCTTCGCTCTTGGGCGTGTACGGCCTGGCGCTCTGGCTCGGGAAAAAGAAAGCGGCTTGGACGCACTGGCTCGGGCTTGTCGGAAAGTATTCGTACGGCGCGTATTTGATGCACGCATTGATCCTCACCTACTTGATGAAGGGGCTGCGCGCGATTGGCCTGTTTCACACCGGGATCATCGGCAGCCTGGTCGTTTTTGCCATCTGTGCGGCCGGCTCGTTTTTGCTGTCGTACGGGTTGGGCAAACTGCCATTTGGCGCCTTGCTCGTGGGCGCAGCCGAGAAAAAACGGGCGAGCGAGCCTGTGCAAAAGCAACTGCAAAACGCCGGGTAG
- a CDS encoding CAP domain-containing protein yields MKRFGATAIAMTLGLGLALTGFTPSASAAANCPVPTGIQYQIQYQWIPYMGQLPFAPSAQPQQPAAPVNQAPVQKQPVQKPVQQAPQAPAKPVQNVTKPAAPANQAQAGDFAKQVADLVNQERAKAGLAPVTMDAALSKVALAKAADMSNNNYFDHTSPTYGSPFDMMKQFGISYMTAGENIAMGQRSPQEVMTQWMNSEGHRKNIMNPAFTKIGVGYTNGYWVQEFIG; encoded by the coding sequence ATGAAACGTTTTGGAGCTACTGCCATCGCGATGACTCTGGGATTGGGCTTGGCTTTGACCGGCTTTACCCCATCTGCATCTGCTGCAGCCAATTGCCCGGTACCAACTGGCATACAATACCAAATCCAGTATCAATGGATTCCATATATGGGTCAGCTTCCATTTGCACCTAGCGCACAGCCACAACAGCCTGCCGCGCCAGTAAATCAGGCGCCTGTACAAAAGCAGCCCGTACAAAAGCCGGTGCAACAAGCGCCACAAGCACCAGCAAAGCCAGTACAGAACGTCACAAAGCCGGCTGCTCCGGCGAACCAGGCACAGGCTGGCGACTTTGCCAAGCAGGTTGCTGATCTGGTCAACCAGGAACGCGCCAAAGCAGGTCTGGCGCCTGTAACGATGGATGCTGCCCTGTCCAAAGTCGCTCTGGCGAAAGCAGCCGATATGTCGAACAACAACTACTTTGACCACACCAGCCCAACGTACGGTTCTCCGTTTGACATGATGAAGCAATTCGGCATTTCCTACATGACCGCAGGCGAGAACATCGCCATGGGTCAACGCAGTCCGCAAGAAGTGATGACGCAGTGGATGAACAGCGAAGGCCACCGCAAAAACATCATGAACCCGGCCTTCACCAAAATCGGTGTCGGCTACACCAACGGTTACTGGGTTCAGGAATTTATCGGCTAA
- a CDS encoding Ger(x)C family spore germination protein, with amino-acid sequence MKRLAFLFCLCAGLLGGCWDRVEINDVALVTAAAIDWSSPNDIELSIQVFIPRSLSEGSGAGNAMTLIRTAKGVNIADAMSKVQLKIPRKVFWGHCKVYIYGQALARHGLKEYVDYYARHPEPRNRAFVYVSRGQAREVLEMLPPLERYSAEVVRKLSDMNVGLSVTLLDLQKMFAARTEAAALPMIDIMKPPKKGQPKKTSPYLSGTAVFQNGKMIGLLSDRTTRGVLWLRNEVPNTTVTVKLKQEHGFVSLNPIREVTKLTPRIENGKWKMLVNIDTEGDIVQNGTRLTLNNPQQIAMVEEALREDIKTRVRLALKQVQKELKADILNFAQQFHRNYPKEFAAVRADWNQVFSDIEVDINVKAFVRRPGLIAVPGGLPHSEVQH; translated from the coding sequence ATGAAGCGGCTTGCTTTCCTTTTTTGCCTGTGCGCAGGTCTGCTTGGCGGGTGCTGGGACCGCGTGGAGATAAACGATGTCGCACTCGTGACCGCTGCCGCCATCGACTGGTCATCGCCAAACGATATCGAACTGTCGATTCAGGTGTTCATCCCGCGCTCGCTCAGCGAGGGAAGCGGAGCAGGGAACGCGATGACGCTCATTCGCACGGCAAAAGGGGTCAATATTGCCGATGCGATGTCCAAAGTGCAGTTGAAAATACCGCGGAAAGTGTTCTGGGGCCATTGCAAGGTGTATATTTACGGGCAAGCGCTCGCCCGGCACGGCTTGAAGGAGTACGTCGACTATTACGCCCGTCACCCCGAGCCGCGCAACCGGGCTTTCGTGTACGTGAGCAGGGGACAAGCCCGCGAAGTTCTGGAGATGCTGCCGCCGCTCGAACGATACTCCGCCGAAGTAGTCCGCAAGCTGTCTGACATGAATGTCGGGCTATCGGTCACTCTGCTAGATTTGCAAAAAATGTTTGCCGCAAGAACAGAGGCGGCCGCCTTGCCGATGATCGACATCATGAAGCCGCCGAAGAAAGGACAGCCGAAGAAGACGAGCCCGTATTTGTCGGGTACGGCTGTCTTTCAAAATGGCAAGATGATCGGTCTTTTGTCTGACCGGACGACGAGAGGGGTACTCTGGCTGAGGAATGAAGTCCCCAACACGACGGTGACGGTCAAGCTCAAACAGGAACACGGATTCGTCTCGTTAAACCCGATTCGCGAGGTGACCAAGCTGACGCCGCGGATCGAAAACGGGAAATGGAAGATGCTCGTGAATATCGACACGGAGGGAGACATCGTGCAAAACGGCACCAGGCTGACCTTGAACAATCCCCAGCAGATCGCGATGGTCGAGGAAGCGCTGCGCGAAGATATCAAAACGAGAGTCCGGCTCGCGCTCAAACAGGTGCAAAAGGAATTAAAGGCAGATATATTGAACTTCGCCCAGCAGTTTCATCGCAACTATCCAAAAGAGTTTGCGGCAGTGCGAGCGGACTGGAATCAGGTGTTTTCCGATATCGAGGTAGACATAAACGTGAAGGCTTTTGTCAGGCGGCCTGGGCTGATCGCCGTTCCTGGCGGCCTCCCGCATTCCGAGGTGCAGCACTAA